A portion of the Granulosicoccus antarcticus IMCC3135 genome contains these proteins:
- the doeA gene encoding ectoine hydrolase DoeA (DoeA (degradation of ectoine A) is also called EutD (ectoine utilization D).), producing MVVPKLNFTLNEYQSRIAKTRAEMVARELDLLIVTDPSNMNWLTGYDGWSFYVHQGVVLGMDGDPVWFGRGQDANGALRTCFMDPANIIGYPDHYVQSTERHPMDYLSARLTDKGLAKGRIGVEMDNYWFTAAAFASLSKHLPNAQLLDATALVNWQRAIKSDAEIGYMRQAGKIVEKMHQRIFDKIEPGIRKCDLVADIYDAALRFDEKAGYGGDYPAIVPLLPSGTDASAPHLTWDDLPMQTGQGTFFEIAGVVHRYHCPLSRTVFLGKPTSTFLDAEKAVLEGMEAGLEKARVGNACEDIALAFFSVLKKHGIEKDNRTGYPIGLSYPPDWGERTMSLRPGDKTVLQENMTFHFMTGLWMEDWGFEITESIRIGSNGPECLSDVPRKMFVKD from the coding sequence ATGGTAGTACCCAAACTCAATTTTACACTGAACGAATATCAGAGCCGTATTGCGAAGACTCGTGCAGAGATGGTCGCTCGCGAGCTGGATCTTTTGATCGTGACAGATCCTTCGAACATGAACTGGCTGACCGGCTATGACGGTTGGTCCTTCTATGTGCATCAGGGCGTTGTGCTTGGCATGGATGGCGATCCTGTCTGGTTTGGTCGTGGCCAGGATGCCAATGGCGCGTTACGCACCTGTTTCATGGACCCTGCCAATATCATTGGCTACCCGGATCACTACGTACAATCGACAGAGCGGCATCCCATGGACTACCTGTCAGCCCGGCTGACTGACAAGGGTCTGGCCAAGGGGCGCATTGGCGTGGAGATGGATAACTACTGGTTTACGGCAGCCGCATTTGCTTCCTTGAGCAAGCATCTGCCCAACGCGCAGTTGCTGGATGCGACAGCACTGGTCAATTGGCAGCGTGCCATCAAGTCGGACGCGGAGATTGGCTATATGCGTCAGGCTGGCAAGATCGTAGAGAAGATGCATCAGAGAATTTTCGACAAGATCGAACCGGGTATTCGCAAGTGTGATCTGGTAGCTGATATTTATGATGCGGCACTGCGCTTCGATGAAAAGGCGGGGTATGGCGGGGACTATCCGGCCATCGTTCCCCTGCTACCATCGGGGACGGATGCCAGCGCACCTCATCTGACCTGGGACGACTTGCCCATGCAAACCGGGCAGGGCACGTTCTTCGAAATCGCAGGCGTGGTGCATCGATACCATTGCCCACTGTCTCGAACCGTGTTTCTGGGCAAACCTACCAGCACATTTCTCGATGCTGAAAAGGCGGTGCTGGAAGGCATGGAAGCCGGTCTTGAGAAGGCACGTGTCGGCAATGCTTGTGAAGACATAGCGCTGGCATTCTTCAGTGTGCTCAAGAAGCATGGCATAGAAAAAGACAATCGCACCGGTTACCCCATCGGGCTTTCGTATCCGCCTGACTGGGGGGAGCGAACCATGTCTTTGCGTCCTGGAGACAAGACTGTGCTCCAGGAAAACATGACGTTCCATTTCATGACGGGGTTATGGATGGAGGACTGGGGGTTCGAAATAACCGAGAGTATCCGCATCGGATCCAATGGGCCTGAATGTCTTTCCGATGTTCCACGCAAGATGTTTGTGAAAGACTGA
- a CDS encoding DUF6603 domain-containing protein: MSDIGENDILRELVQFFAPVAIVTQRPDKPLRWFNVTTEMMEDMPHDPAAEMTSLLVATGLELREHLDDITSATADLVAAGQALWTVLDALNKGQSPDLQRGLTAIRSALTSVTDGIGSVGGLPPPNEIAAALLEHLTVRYLRDRAPAIWHGCCLLGIGNEDAVRKQNRGQFDAAKIWPAISSPQTALAQTISWNTGLDAELLFAHLEGLAAEFGLTTRMIESPQHSFAAIPPDADLAALTAELPLPDDALGDTVELSLTAVIAELAADGPTKPGILALLRMQGDAGKVLDLDAGWQAEFSSDFSGNLPFGLIARPGGLSFEATAASDAVAAKASITIKQSPPQYKERIALGPLAINAARPVFRSIFQTGKTQSLSIEATLEDAKVIIAPTDPDGFIGKLVPKPLETQISLTLGYDVKTGFYLQRGGGLGVEIPAGLSIGTIVTILSVGMALDAAEGTEAARQTLALVLSGKAKLGPLGVTIEGIGVNLEGGLPTSLADVSALVVKFKQPSGLGLTLEAGPVKGGGYIAFNADTGQYVGTLSLNVAELGLSAFGMLDTKMLDGADGYSLLVTVAGRFSPVPLGFGFTLSSVGGLLGLHRDVNIDVLKQAVRAGTAGDILSPKDPIGDAPRIAKLASGMFPITRGQHVFGPSVKLGWGQPKELVSLDLALALTLPDPLRLVLIGKVAVAVPDPKIALVKLNMNVFGVIDFTARTLEAEGALFDSQVQGLPVKGGFAVLTRWGGMPTLAFSVGGLHPAFERPAGFPDVPRLGVDLSTKGMTLLLEGYFAITSNSIQLGARAMLKAGAAGFTLTGELGFDALVIFEPFGLDLEIYASASIRRGSTNLCSVSVRGRLRGPGPWIVNGEATIEILFFDITAKFSKTIGQEQSTPLSTVRAREILYAALGDPRNWSGESDQGDAIMDHADGLVPPGAQLSVDQKLIPLDLDLATVGANPIEGPHRFGITGLQLGQSRLEVAETLRAPFARAQFLAVSDAQKLSGPSYEALPSGARFGQGNSDNTGSTARVDAGRACFIVQPADETTGESRRVRLSIATPRAPDASRMPTAPTAQGRISIESETWTHADNDLNAGGPATSHTEASASAASENSTVARTTEVAA; this comes from the coding sequence ATGAGTGACATTGGCGAGAACGATATCCTTCGCGAATTGGTGCAGTTTTTCGCGCCGGTAGCTATCGTTACGCAACGTCCTGACAAGCCATTGCGCTGGTTCAATGTCACGACCGAAATGATGGAGGACATGCCCCACGACCCCGCAGCAGAAATGACGTCGTTGCTGGTGGCGACAGGCCTCGAATTACGGGAGCATCTTGACGACATCACAAGTGCCACTGCGGATTTAGTCGCCGCCGGTCAGGCGCTTTGGACCGTTCTGGATGCACTGAACAAAGGTCAATCGCCTGATCTGCAAAGAGGCCTTACCGCCATTCGCAGCGCCCTTACGAGCGTCACCGACGGTATCGGCAGCGTTGGGGGGTTGCCACCGCCGAATGAAATCGCGGCGGCACTTCTTGAGCATCTTACCGTGCGCTATTTGCGCGACCGTGCGCCCGCGATCTGGCATGGTTGCTGTCTTCTGGGCATCGGCAATGAAGACGCGGTGCGTAAGCAAAATCGCGGTCAATTCGATGCCGCAAAAATCTGGCCTGCGATAAGTAGCCCTCAAACCGCTCTTGCACAGACAATTTCATGGAATACAGGGCTGGATGCAGAGTTGCTTTTTGCCCATCTCGAGGGACTGGCCGCCGAATTTGGACTGACAACACGGATGATCGAAAGCCCACAACACAGTTTTGCGGCCATCCCCCCCGACGCCGACCTCGCTGCGTTGACGGCAGAGCTTCCTCTGCCTGACGATGCTTTGGGTGACACTGTCGAACTGAGTCTTACCGCTGTTATCGCCGAACTTGCCGCAGATGGTCCGACCAAGCCCGGCATCCTGGCCCTTTTACGGATGCAAGGCGACGCCGGCAAAGTGCTCGATCTTGATGCGGGATGGCAAGCCGAATTTTCTAGCGATTTCTCTGGCAACCTGCCTTTTGGTCTGATTGCCAGGCCGGGAGGGCTGAGCTTTGAGGCAACCGCCGCCTCGGACGCTGTCGCCGCAAAAGCCAGTATCACGATCAAGCAGTCCCCCCCCCAATACAAGGAGCGTATCGCGCTTGGCCCATTGGCGATCAACGCCGCGCGGCCAGTTTTTCGCTCGATTTTCCAGACAGGCAAAACCCAAAGCCTTTCGATTGAGGCGACGCTTGAGGATGCTAAGGTCATTATTGCGCCAACTGACCCCGATGGGTTTATCGGCAAATTGGTGCCCAAACCGCTTGAGACCCAAATTTCGCTGACCTTGGGTTATGACGTTAAAACAGGTTTCTATTTGCAACGCGGTGGCGGGTTGGGCGTCGAAATCCCCGCAGGTCTCAGCATTGGGACGATTGTGACGATCTTGTCGGTGGGCATGGCGCTAGATGCAGCTGAAGGCACTGAAGCGGCAAGGCAAACCCTTGCGCTGGTTTTGTCGGGAAAGGCAAAGCTCGGCCCGCTGGGTGTGACGATCGAGGGCATCGGCGTCAATTTGGAGGGCGGATTGCCGACCTCACTGGCAGATGTCAGCGCCCTTGTGGTCAAGTTCAAGCAACCTAGCGGCCTTGGCCTGACGCTGGAGGCCGGGCCGGTGAAAGGTGGTGGCTACATCGCGTTCAACGCAGATACGGGGCAGTATGTCGGCACCCTGTCGCTCAATGTGGCCGAACTCGGCTTGTCCGCATTCGGTATGCTCGACACAAAAATGCTGGATGGCGCTGATGGCTATTCGTTACTTGTAACTGTCGCGGGCCGGTTTTCGCCGGTTCCGCTGGGCTTCGGATTTACGCTGAGCAGCGTGGGTGGGCTGTTGGGATTGCACCGCGATGTCAACATCGATGTCTTGAAACAGGCCGTGCGCGCAGGCACGGCGGGCGATATCCTGTCACCCAAGGATCCGATTGGAGATGCACCGAGGATCGCCAAACTGGCAAGCGGGATGTTCCCGATTACGCGCGGCCAGCATGTGTTCGGCCCGTCGGTCAAATTGGGATGGGGGCAACCGAAAGAACTCGTTTCGCTCGATCTGGCACTTGCCCTGACCTTGCCCGATCCGCTGCGGCTGGTGCTAATTGGGAAGGTCGCGGTGGCCGTGCCGGACCCAAAAATAGCACTAGTTAAGCTTAACATGAACGTCTTTGGCGTCATTGATTTTACCGCCCGAACCCTCGAAGCCGAAGGCGCGTTGTTCGACAGTCAGGTTCAGGGGCTGCCTGTCAAAGGTGGCTTTGCCGTGCTGACTCGCTGGGGCGGGATGCCGACGCTCGCCTTTTCCGTTGGTGGGCTGCACCCAGCCTTTGAACGCCCCGCTGGTTTTCCTGATGTGCCGCGCCTTGGAGTCGATCTGTCTACCAAGGGAATGACGCTGCTGTTGGAGGGCTATTTTGCGATAACCTCTAACTCGATTCAGCTTGGCGCGCGGGCCATGTTAAAAGCTGGTGCAGCCGGTTTCACGCTTACAGGCGAACTGGGTTTCGACGCATTGGTGATCTTCGAGCCATTCGGCCTCGATCTGGAAATTTATGCCTCCGCCTCAATCAGGCGCGGCAGTACCAACCTGTGTTCAGTGTCTGTCCGGGGACGGCTGCGCGGGCCGGGGCCCTGGATCGTCAATGGTGAGGCCACGATTGAGATTCTGTTTTTCGACATTACTGCCAAGTTTTCCAAGACCATCGGACAAGAGCAATCAACGCCACTTTCAACTGTGCGCGCGCGCGAAATCCTCTATGCTGCGTTAGGCGACCCCCGCAATTGGTCGGGGGAATCCGATCAGGGTGATGCCATCATGGATCACGCCGACGGTCTGGTGCCGCCTGGTGCGCAACTGTCGGTGGATCAAAAACTGATCCCGCTGGATCTTGATCTGGCAACCGTCGGTGCCAACCCCATCGAAGGACCGCACCGCTTCGGCATCACAGGATTGCAGCTTGGGCAGTCCCGTCTGGAGGTGGCCGAAACCCTGCGCGCACCATTTGCACGGGCACAGTTCCTAGCCGTGTCGGACGCGCAAAAACTGTCGGGTCCAAGTTACGAGGCCCTGCCGTCAGGAGCGCGTTTCGGGCAAGGGAATTCCGACAATACCGGCTCGACAGCCCGCGTTGACGCGGGCCGTGCCTGTTTTATCGTACAGCCCGCAGATGAGACCACGGGCGAGTCGCGCCGCGTTCGGCTATCCATTGCTACCCCGCGCGCGCCTGACGCCAGCCGGATGCCAACCGCCCCCACGGCGCAGGGCCGTATCAGCATCGAGTCCGAAACATGGACCCATGCCGATAACGATCTGAACGCAGGCGGGCCAGCCACCAGCCATACCGAAGCCAGTGCGTCTGCAGCTTCCGAAAATTCTACTGTCGCCCGTACGACGGAGGTTGCCGCATGA
- the doeB gene encoding N(2)-acetyl-L-2,4-diaminobutanoate deacetylase DoeB codes for MTTNPISPTIALDQDGKHHGFLKLPYSRDDSAWGAIMMPITVIQNGEGPTALLTGGNHGDEYEGPVALQDLALTLEPAQVSGRIIILPALNYPAFRAGTRTSPIDKGNMNRSFPGRPGGTATQKIADYVQQCLLPLAEFVLDFHSGGKTLDFVPFAAAHIQDDKRNENACFEAMKAFNAPFSVQLLEIDNVGMYDTAAEEMGKVFVSTELGGGGSSSARSNAIAKKGARNFLIHAGIIKGEMEVAATVNLDMPDGDCFTFCDRDGMHEPMVDMGQRVKKGDVVARVWPLDRTGVAPTEYHANRSGLLISRHFPGLIQSGDCIAVVAVEVD; via the coding sequence ATGACTACAAACCCGATAAGTCCGACCATCGCCCTGGATCAGGATGGCAAGCACCACGGATTTCTGAAACTGCCTTACAGCCGGGATGATAGTGCCTGGGGGGCCATTATGATGCCCATAACGGTCATACAGAATGGCGAGGGTCCGACCGCACTGCTTACTGGTGGCAATCATGGGGATGAATACGAAGGTCCGGTGGCGCTGCAGGATCTGGCATTGACGCTCGAGCCTGCGCAAGTTTCCGGGCGCATCATCATCCTGCCTGCACTGAACTATCCGGCCTTTCGTGCTGGTACGCGTACATCACCGATTGACAAAGGCAACATGAACCGATCGTTTCCGGGGCGGCCAGGTGGTACAGCGACACAAAAGATCGCGGATTATGTGCAACAGTGTCTGTTGCCACTGGCCGAGTTCGTTCTGGATTTTCATTCGGGCGGCAAGACGCTGGATTTCGTACCGTTTGCTGCCGCTCACATTCAAGATGATAAACGCAACGAGAACGCGTGTTTCGAGGCCATGAAAGCCTTCAACGCGCCTTTTTCCGTACAACTGCTGGAAATAGACAATGTAGGCATGTATGACACTGCCGCCGAGGAAATGGGTAAGGTGTTTGTATCGACCGAACTAGGCGGTGGTGGCAGCTCCTCGGCCAGATCCAACGCCATTGCCAAGAAAGGCGCACGCAATTTCCTGATTCATGCCGGTATCATCAAAGGTGAGATGGAAGTCGCTGCAACGGTCAATCTGGACATGCCGGACGGCGACTGTTTCACGTTCTGTGATCGGGATGGCATGCACGAGCCCATGGTCGATATGGGGCAGAGAGTGAAAAAAGGGGATGTGGTGGCAAGAGTCTGGCCACTGGATCGCACCGGAGTAGCCCCTACGGAGTATCACGCCAACCGAAGCGGTCTGCTGATCAGCAGGCATTTCCCGGGTCTGATTCAGTCGGGGGACTGTATTGCAGTTGTGGCAGTAGAAGTGGATTGA
- a CDS encoding winged helix-turn-helix transcriptional regulator encodes MTTHLLRAVAGRWVGNRLGRQDRRAIKRSPKSLLTRHGVIKRIDSEAASRRYAYELTEKGLAWKPVLLTYADWIHEHQCGFNGRIIN; translated from the coding sequence CTGACGACCCATTTACTCCGAGCGGTTGCAGGGCGTTGGGTCGGGAATCGCCTGGGACGACAAGATCGAAGAGCTATAAAGCGAAGTCCAAAATCACTGCTGACCCGGCACGGCGTGATAAAGCGGATAGACTCGGAAGCCGCCTCTCGCCGCTACGCCTACGAGCTTACCGAGAAAGGCTTGGCCTGGAAACCCGTTCTACTGACGTATGCAGACTGGATTCATGAACACCAGTGCGGTTTCAACGGGCGGATCATAAACTGA
- a CDS encoding YaiI/YqxD family protein has product MSDNKIWVDADACPRVVKDILFRAAKRLELTVTLVANQPIPAPKSLFIKTVQVGSGFDVADNYIVQHANSGDLVITADIPLAAELVEKGCAVINPRGELYTADNIRERLNMRDFMDTLRGSGVETGGPPALNQTDRRNFANQLDRLLIRLVAANRT; this is encoded by the coding sequence ATGTCTGACAATAAAATCTGGGTAGATGCCGACGCCTGCCCGCGCGTGGTCAAGGACATTCTATTTCGGGCCGCGAAGCGGCTGGAATTGACGGTCACACTGGTCGCAAATCAGCCAATACCGGCGCCAAAATCTCTGTTCATTAAAACTGTCCAGGTCGGTAGTGGATTCGATGTGGCCGACAACTACATCGTGCAACACGCTAATTCAGGTGATCTTGTCATCACAGCGGACATTCCACTGGCCGCAGAACTGGTGGAAAAAGGCTGTGCGGTGATCAACCCCAGGGGAGAGTTGTACACAGCCGACAACATTCGAGAACGTTTGAACATGCGCGACTTCATGGACACTTTGCGCGGCAGTGGCGTTGAAACTGGTGGACCACCCGCCCTCAACCAGACAGATCGGCGTAATTTTGCCAATCAACTTGATCGTCTTTTAATAAGGCTGGTCGCGGCAAACCGCACTTAG
- a CDS encoding cyclodeaminase codes for MPDMKILTEQQLRTALPFDDDAVNCIEEAFRLLATREVVMPPILSFHVPEHNGEVDVKTAYVPGIDSFAIKMSPGFFDNPKLGLPSLNGLMVLFDARTGLVNAILLDNGYLTDVRTAAAGAVAARQLSRADSTVAGILGSGAQARLQLEALTRVRHIKSALIWGRDPEKAEACAHDCRARLGIEVSTGSIDEVMEKADIVVSTTPSRTPLISASMLRPGQHVTAMGSDANYKTELETDVIPAATLFVCDRLEQSILQGELRPALAAGSIPEPASYAELGEIVAGLKPGRESPHDITVCDLTGTGVQDTAIATLAWDRASKTDAGVIIHN; via the coding sequence ATGCCTGATATGAAAATACTGACAGAACAACAACTGCGCACCGCCCTCCCATTTGACGATGACGCAGTGAATTGCATCGAAGAGGCCTTCCGGCTGTTAGCCACCCGGGAAGTGGTCATGCCACCGATCCTGAGTTTTCATGTGCCAGAGCACAATGGTGAAGTGGACGTCAAGACCGCTTATGTGCCCGGCATAGACAGCTTTGCCATCAAGATGAGCCCCGGTTTCTTCGACAACCCCAAGCTGGGTCTGCCCAGCTTGAACGGGCTGATGGTGTTGTTCGATGCGCGTACAGGTCTCGTCAACGCGATCCTGCTGGACAACGGTTATCTGACAGATGTACGAACGGCCGCTGCCGGCGCCGTTGCGGCCAGACAGCTGTCACGGGCAGACAGTACCGTGGCAGGCATTCTGGGCAGTGGTGCCCAGGCCCGGTTGCAGCTGGAAGCGTTGACACGAGTGCGTCATATAAAGAGCGCGCTAATCTGGGGGCGCGATCCGGAGAAGGCTGAAGCCTGTGCACATGATTGCCGTGCCAGACTGGGCATCGAGGTGTCAACGGGCAGCATCGATGAGGTCATGGAAAAAGCCGATATTGTGGTTTCAACTACGCCTTCCAGAACGCCGCTGATTTCAGCATCCATGCTGCGCCCAGGACAACATGTCACTGCCATGGGGTCGGATGCAAACTACAAAACGGAGCTTGAAACCGATGTCATTCCGGCAGCAACGCTGTTTGTCTGTGATCGTCTTGAGCAATCCATCCTGCAAGGCGAGTTGCGGCCCGCGCTTGCAGCAGGAAGCATCCCTGAACCTGCAAGCTATGCAGAGTTGGGAGAAATCGTTGCTGGTCTGAAGCCCGGTAGAGAATCACCGCATGACATTACAGTCTGTGATCTGACGGGAACAGGCGTGCAGGACACTGCAATAGCAACACTGGCATGGGATCGCGCAAGCAAGACAGATGCTGGCGTGATTATTCATAATTGA
- the eutB gene encoding hydroxyectoine utilization dehydratase EutB, which produces MKNPISTQDSFSAQRRIASYVRETPVVQSDTLSKLLGADVRLKLEHTQITGSFKLRGASNAVLSLTDSQKQAGVVGVSTGNHGRALAYAAAQANVRCVICMSELVPQNKVEAIKALGADVRISGRSQDDAQIIVDQLVSEGMTMLPPFDHRDIIAGQSTVALEMLRQAPDLDTVVVPLSGGGLIAGVAMVMKSINPAIRVVGVSMERGAAMYECQRAGKPIAVEELPTLADSLGGGIGLHNEYTFNMTRDLVDEIVLVSEAQIAEGIRHAYWQERQILEGSGCIGIAALLAGKIINPGRCVLLLSGQNIDMQLHKRLIDGEDVDVSAQSTDAGSLHA; this is translated from the coding sequence ATGAAAAATCCTATATCTACTCAGGACAGTTTTTCTGCTCAGCGCCGCATTGCCAGCTATGTTCGGGAAACTCCGGTGGTTCAATCCGACACATTGAGTAAGCTGCTGGGTGCCGACGTCCGGCTCAAGCTTGAACATACGCAAATAACGGGTAGTTTCAAATTGCGAGGTGCAAGCAATGCCGTCCTGTCACTCACGGACTCGCAGAAGCAGGCCGGAGTTGTAGGCGTCTCTACCGGCAATCATGGTCGTGCTCTTGCGTATGCAGCGGCACAGGCCAATGTCCGCTGTGTGATCTGCATGTCGGAGCTTGTGCCGCAGAACAAAGTAGAGGCGATCAAGGCTCTGGGGGCAGACGTTCGAATCTCGGGTCGCTCTCAGGATGATGCCCAGATCATTGTGGATCAACTGGTCAGCGAGGGCATGACCATGCTGCCGCCGTTTGATCACCGTGACATCATCGCGGGTCAGAGTACAGTTGCGCTGGAGATGCTGCGGCAGGCGCCTGATCTGGACACGGTGGTTGTACCGCTATCGGGCGGTGGTTTGATAGCGGGCGTGGCCATGGTCATGAAAAGCATCAATCCTGCCATCCGGGTTGTCGGCGTGTCCATGGAGCGCGGTGCGGCCATGTACGAATGTCAGCGTGCCGGCAAGCCCATCGCTGTTGAAGAGCTGCCTACTCTGGCTGACTCGTTGGGTGGAGGGATCGGGCTGCACAATGAGTACACATTCAACATGACGCGTGATCTTGTTGATGAGATTGTTCTGGTTTCTGAAGCGCAGATTGCCGAGGGCATTCGCCATGCCTATTGGCAGGAACGCCAGATACTTGAAGGCTCCGGTTGCATTGGCATAGCGGCATTGCTGGCAGGCAAGATCATCAACCCCGGGCGCTGTGTGCTGTTGTTGAGCGGACAGAACATAGACATGCAGTTGCACAAGCGCCTGATCGATGGTGAGGATGTGGATGTGTCTGCGCAATCCACAGACGCAGGGAGCCTTCATGCCTGA
- a CDS encoding IS4 family transposase: MGRQCPDMKASLIFEAEEIRAIYAMNRKQVPKDTVPTINGVVRLVAMAEGFNGRKSDGESGAKRCGVASRK, encoded by the coding sequence ATGGGTCGTCAGTGTCCTGACATGAAGGCGTCACTGATATTTGAAGCCGAGGAAATACGAGCGATCTATGCCATGAATCGAAAGCAAGTGCCGAAAGATACAGTGCCGACGATAAACGGAGTCGTTCGGTTAGTTGCCATGGCGGAAGGCTTTAACGGGCGCAAGAGTGACGGAGAGTCTGGTGCAAAACGTTGTGGCGTGGCCTCGAGAAAATAA
- a CDS encoding VF530 family DNA-binding protein, with amino-acid sequence MNDEINYKNNPLNSVGLKHMLTELIDHYGFDILLAYLNINCFRNNPSLASSVKFLKKTDWAREKVEGFYLYSFKNLPKASYQQSQLPPRDRIIPDDQTVSEPAELSLEGAERLSKEREIRAAEFDSNSGPRNSKNSNADKISLRSSSQDNKEAARDSRNSPASPRRLPSTTENPWGIPKK; translated from the coding sequence ATGAATGACGAAATCAACTACAAAAACAACCCACTAAATAGTGTTGGCTTGAAACATATGCTGACTGAGCTGATAGACCATTATGGCTTTGATATTCTCTTGGCCTATTTGAATATCAATTGCTTCAGAAACAATCCAAGCCTTGCATCCAGCGTGAAGTTTTTGAAAAAAACAGACTGGGCGCGAGAAAAAGTAGAAGGGTTTTATTTATATTCTTTTAAAAATCTGCCCAAGGCCTCATACCAGCAGTCTCAACTACCGCCTAGAGATCGCATTATTCCAGATGATCAAACTGTGAGCGAGCCAGCTGAGCTAAGCCTGGAAGGTGCAGAACGGTTGAGCAAAGAGCGTGAAATCAGAGCAGCTGAATTTGATTCGAATTCTGGCCCAAGAAATAGCAAGAATAGTAATGCTGATAAAATCAGTCTGCGCTCCAGCAGTCAAGACAACAAAGAAGCTGCCAGAGATAGCCGCAATTCGCCTGCATCACCAAGACGATTGCCTAGCACGACTGAAAACCCATGGGGGATTCCAAAAAAGTAG
- a CDS encoding aspartate aminotransferase family protein, giving the protein MSTNDFLAEWDRDNFFHPSTHLAQHARGETPTKVIKTASGVYIEDRDGNRLLDAFAGLYCVNAGYGRKEITDAIAQQAGELAYYHSYVGHGTEASITLAKMILDRAPANMSKVYFGLGGSDANETNVKLIWYYNNILGRPTKKKIISRWRGYHGSGLVTGSLTGLELFHKKFDLPVEQVIHTEAPYYFRRENLDQSESEFVAHCVAELESLIEREGADNIAAFIGEPVLGTGGIVPPPEGYWAAIQAVLKKHDILLIADEVVTGFGRLGTMFGSEHYGFEADIITIAKGLTSAYAPLSGSIVSDKVWKVLEQGTDENGPIGHGWTYSAHPICAAAGVANLKLIDDLNLIANAGSVGAYLNQSMKSALADHPQVGDIRGEGMLCAVEFVKDRDSRTFYDAADKIGPQVSAALLSQDKVIARAMPQGDIIGFAPPFCLSEQEADKVVAATVRAVKTVLG; this is encoded by the coding sequence ATGAGCACAAACGATTTTCTCGCCGAATGGGACCGAGACAATTTCTTTCACCCATCCACACATCTGGCGCAGCACGCTCGCGGGGAAACCCCCACCAAAGTTATCAAGACTGCATCGGGTGTCTACATCGAGGATCGGGATGGCAATCGCCTGCTCGATGCCTTCGCAGGCTTGTATTGTGTCAATGCAGGCTACGGTCGAAAGGAAATTACTGATGCCATTGCCCAGCAGGCAGGCGAACTGGCCTACTATCATTCGTATGTTGGTCACGGCACCGAAGCCTCCATCACACTGGCCAAAATGATTCTGGACAGAGCTCCTGCGAATATGTCCAAGGTGTATTTCGGGCTGGGTGGGTCTGATGCCAATGAAACCAACGTCAAGCTGATCTGGTATTACAACAACATACTCGGACGTCCTACCAAGAAAAAGATCATCAGTCGATGGCGTGGATATCACGGCTCGGGTCTGGTAACCGGTTCCCTGACCGGTCTGGAATTGTTCCACAAGAAATTTGACTTGCCAGTTGAGCAGGTCATTCATACGGAAGCTCCGTACTACTTTCGTCGTGAAAACCTTGATCAGAGTGAATCAGAATTTGTAGCTCATTGCGTAGCAGAGCTGGAATCCTTGATCGAGCGGGAAGGGGCAGACAACATCGCCGCCTTCATCGGCGAGCCGGTATTGGGCACTGGCGGCATTGTCCCCCCACCCGAGGGTTATTGGGCTGCCATTCAGGCGGTTCTGAAAAAACACGATATCCTTCTGATTGCTGATGAAGTGGTGACAGGTTTTGGTCGACTCGGCACCATGTTCGGCAGCGAACACTACGGCTTCGAAGCTGATATCATTACGATCGCAAAGGGCCTGACATCCGCCTATGCGCCGTTATCGGGTTCCATCGTTTCTGACAAGGTCTGGAAAGTCCTGGAGCAGGGTACCGATGAAAACGGCCCCATCGGTCATGGCTGGACTTATTCGGCTCACCCGATCTGTGCCGCAGCCGGTGTGGCCAATCTGAAACTGATTGATGATCTGAACCTGATTGCCAACGCCGGTAGCGTGGGTGCTTACCTGAATCAGTCCATGAAATCGGCGCTGGCGGATCATCCGCAGGTGGGTGATATTCGCGGTGAGGGCATGCTGTGCGCCGTTGAATTCGTCAAGGATCGTGATAGCCGGACCTTCTACGATGCGGCGGACAAGATAGGTCCACAGGTGAGCGCGGCCTTGTTGTCACAGGACAAGGTGATTGCCCGGGCCATGCCACAGGGCGATATCATCGGCTTTGCTCCGCCGTTCTGTCTGAGTGAACAGGAAGCAGATAAGGTTGTTGCAGCGACTGTGCGTGCGGTAAAGACCGTACTGGGGTAA